A single Pseudodesulfovibrio aespoeensis Aspo-2 DNA region contains:
- the thrC gene encoding threonine synthase produces MTADLFPTYRGRMEYFCLGCGQRYPADELYYTCPECGGVFLLDNLDFNELKKTPGEEWRRIFDARAASKRTALRGVFRFYELMAPVLEEEDIVYLGEGNTPLVESSPGLNAATGLRTAYKNDGQNPSASFKDRGMACGFSYLRALIRKHGWDSILTVCASTGDTSAAAALYASYVGGAITSVVILPHGKVTPAQLAQPLGSGAVVLEVPGVFDDCMKVVEHLADNYRVALLNSKNAWRILGQESYAFEVAQWFDWDLRDTCIFVPIGNAGNITAIMAGFLKLHELDVITSLPRIFGVQSHHADPVYRYYAVDDPKERHYRPVTVTPSVAQAAMIGNPVSFPRVRHFAEKFEAVAGADAFQVIQVTEQQIMDSMIQANRNGHIACTQGGESFAGAKRALELGLVSPDELCVLDSTAHQLKFVDFQTMYFENAFPPEFEVVPDMALANKPALVISPEDKARLSPEEFTRTTAENIVARLGLEKK; encoded by the coding sequence ATGACTGCCGATCTCTTCCCCACCTATCGCGGACGCATGGAATACTTCTGTCTCGGATGCGGCCAGCGGTACCCCGCCGACGAGTTGTATTACACCTGCCCCGAGTGCGGCGGCGTGTTCCTGCTCGACAACCTCGACTTCAACGAACTGAAGAAGACGCCGGGCGAAGAGTGGCGAAGAATCTTCGACGCGCGCGCTGCCTCCAAGCGCACCGCGCTGCGCGGCGTGTTCCGGTTCTACGAACTGATGGCTCCGGTGCTGGAGGAGGAGGACATAGTCTACCTGGGTGAGGGCAACACCCCGCTGGTGGAATCATCCCCAGGGCTCAACGCGGCCACGGGTCTGCGCACCGCCTACAAGAACGATGGCCAGAACCCGTCCGCGTCTTTCAAGGACCGGGGCATGGCCTGTGGCTTCTCCTACCTGCGCGCCCTCATCCGCAAGCACGGCTGGGACTCCATCCTCACGGTCTGCGCCTCCACGGGCGACACCTCGGCGGCTGCGGCCCTCTACGCCTCTTATGTGGGCGGGGCCATCACCTCGGTGGTCATCCTGCCCCACGGCAAGGTCACCCCGGCCCAGCTCGCCCAGCCGCTCGGCTCGGGCGCGGTGGTGCTCGAAGTGCCGGGCGTGTTCGACGACTGCATGAAGGTGGTCGAGCATCTGGCCGACAACTACCGCGTGGCCCTGCTCAACTCCAAGAACGCCTGGCGCATCCTCGGCCAGGAATCCTACGCCTTTGAGGTCGCCCAGTGGTTCGACTGGGATTTGCGCGACACATGCATCTTCGTGCCCATCGGCAACGCGGGCAACATCACGGCCATCATGGCCGGATTCCTCAAGCTTCACGAACTTGACGTCATCACCAGCCTGCCGCGCATCTTCGGCGTCCAGTCGCACCATGCGGACCCGGTCTACCGCTACTACGCCGTGGACGACCCCAAGGAGCGGCACTACCGCCCCGTGACCGTGACCCCGTCCGTGGCCCAGGCGGCCATGATCGGCAACCCGGTCTCCTTCCCGCGCGTGCGCCACTTTGCCGAGAAATTCGAGGCCGTGGCAGGTGCCGACGCCTTCCAGGTGATCCAGGTGACCGAGCAGCAGATCATGGATTCCATGATCCAGGCCAACCGCAACGGACACATCGCCTGTACCCAGGGTGGCGAATCCTTTGCCGGGGCCAAGCGCGCCCTGGAGCTTGGGCTGGTCTCGCCCGACGAACTGTGCGTGCTCGACTCCACGGCCCACCAGCTCAAGTTTGTGGATTTCCAGACCATGTATTTCGAAAACGCCTTCCCGCCGGAGTTTGAGGTGGTGCCGGACATGGCCCTGGCCAACAAGCCCGCGCTGGTCATCTCGCCCGAGGACAAGGCGCGCCTCTCGCCCGAGGAATTCACCCGGACCACGGCGGAGAACATCGTCGCCCGGCTGGGACTGGAGAAGAAGTAG
- a CDS encoding dihydroorotate dehydrogenase produces MDMHVTFGGLSLRNPVMTASGTFGFGLEFAPYGDLTRLGGIVAKGISLAPREGNPMPRIAETPCGMLNAIGIQNPGVEQFIAKALPSLPWREVAIIANLYACDAAEFGELAGMLAAEEGIAALEVNVSCPNVREGGIAFGQDPAQIARVTEAVKKRAGNKPVMVKLSPNVTDITVCARAAEDGGADCLSLINTLSGMAVDIRKRQPRIANVIAGLSGPAIKPVALRCVHQAVRAVSIPVVGIGGIASAEDALEFILVGAHAVQVGTANFLRPDFAFGLADEMAALLAEIGASSLDEFRGSLQLPL; encoded by the coding sequence ATGGATATGCACGTCACATTCGGCGGCCTGAGCCTCAGGAATCCGGTCATGACCGCCTCGGGCACCTTTGGCTTCGGCCTGGAATTCGCGCCCTATGGCGACCTCACGCGGCTGGGCGGCATCGTGGCCAAGGGCATATCCCTTGCGCCGCGCGAGGGCAATCCCATGCCGCGCATTGCCGAGACGCCGTGCGGCATGCTCAACGCCATCGGCATCCAGAATCCGGGGGTGGAGCAGTTCATCGCCAAGGCGTTGCCCTCCCTGCCGTGGCGCGAGGTGGCCATCATCGCCAATCTCTACGCCTGCGACGCTGCGGAGTTCGGCGAGCTGGCCGGGATGCTGGCCGCCGAGGAGGGTATCGCCGCCCTTGAGGTCAATGTCTCCTGCCCCAACGTGCGCGAGGGCGGCATCGCCTTTGGCCAGGACCCGGCCCAGATCGCGCGCGTGACCGAGGCGGTCAAAAAAAGGGCCGGGAACAAGCCGGTCATGGTCAAGCTCTCGCCCAATGTCACGGACATCACGGTCTGCGCCAGGGCTGCAGAGGACGGCGGGGCCGACTGCCTGTCCCTGATCAACACCCTCTCGGGCATGGCCGTGGACATCCGCAAAAGGCAGCCGCGCATCGCCAACGTCATTGCCGGGCTGTCCGGCCCGGCCATCAAGCCCGTGGCCCTGCGCTGCGTGCATCAGGCGGTCCGGGCCGTGAGCATCCCGGTGGTGGGCATCGGCGGCATCGCCAGCGCCGAGGACGCCCTGGAGTTCATCCTGGTGGGCGCCCACGCGGTGCAGGTGGGCACGGCCAATTTCCTGCGGCCCGACTTCGCCTTTGGCCTGGCTGACGAGATGGCGGCCCTGCTGGCCGAGATCGGCGCATCAAGCCTCGACGAGTTCCGCGGGAGCCTCCAGCTCCCATTGTGA
- a CDS encoding DUF456 domain-containing protein, which produces MAYVWATLAILSLLLSQVLQIASMPANWVALGIVALWKWLHPASMDWTFVIILAVLALLAEVLEFGLQAWGADRYGATRRGNFGGIVGAVVGAILGVPFLFGLGALPGALAGAYLGCLLVEMPGRSRTEALRAAKGAFVGKALGFTVKTAVGAAMVILAIPRIWP; this is translated from the coding sequence GTGGCCTACGTCTGGGCGACCCTCGCCATCCTGTCCCTGCTCCTGTCGCAGGTGCTACAGATCGCCAGCATGCCCGCCAACTGGGTGGCTCTGGGGATCGTGGCCCTGTGGAAATGGCTCCACCCCGCATCCATGGACTGGACCTTCGTCATCATCCTGGCCGTGCTCGCCCTCCTGGCCGAGGTGCTCGAATTCGGCCTCCAGGCATGGGGCGCGGACCGCTACGGCGCAACCCGGCGCGGCAACTTCGGCGGCATTGTCGGGGCCGTGGTCGGCGCCATTCTGGGCGTGCCCTTTCTTTTTGGCCTGGGCGCGCTGCCCGGTGCGCTGGCCGGCGCATACCTCGGCTGCCTGCTGGTGGAGATGCCGGGCCGCAGCCGGACCGAGGCGTTGCGCGCAGCCAAGGGGGCGTTCGTGGGCAAGGCCCTCGGCTTCACGGTCAAGACCGCCGTGGGCGCGGCCATGGTCATCCTCGCCATTCCCCGCATCTGGCCCTGA
- a CDS encoding DUF4198 domain-containing protein: MKIRMTIVTTAAALLMASAAFAHFGMLIPDTDELSQDKRTVNLTLSFSHPFEMVGMELEKPAAFFVVANGEAKTDLLGTLKPAKVMDHTAWTVAYTPREPGLYAFVFDPVPYKEDAENNYIRHITKVVIDAYGEGEGWNKPLGLKTEIVPLTRPFGNYAGNVFQGVVMLDGKPAPYTRVEVEFYNQDGKRTAPNERMITQEVVADGNGVFTFACPWKGWWGFAGLNADSAPYQGRELELGAVIWVNMQ; the protein is encoded by the coding sequence ATGAAGATACGGATGACGATTGTGACCACGGCTGCGGCGCTCCTGATGGCGAGCGCGGCGTTTGCGCATTTCGGCATGCTCATCCCTGACACCGACGAGCTGAGCCAGGACAAGAGGACGGTCAACCTGACCCTGTCCTTCTCCCATCCCTTTGAGATGGTGGGCATGGAGCTTGAGAAGCCCGCGGCCTTCTTCGTGGTGGCCAACGGCGAGGCGAAGACCGACCTGCTCGGCACCCTCAAGCCGGCCAAGGTCATGGATCATACCGCCTGGACCGTTGCATACACCCCGCGCGAGCCAGGCCTATACGCCTTTGTCTTTGATCCGGTCCCCTACAAGGAGGACGCGGAGAACAACTACATCCGCCACATCACCAAGGTGGTCATCGACGCCTACGGCGAGGGCGAGGGATGGAACAAGCCCCTGGGCCTGAAGACCGAGATCGTCCCGCTGACCCGGCCCTTTGGCAACTATGCGGGCAACGTCTTCCAGGGCGTGGTCATGCTCGACGGCAAGCCCGCCCCGTACACCCGCGTCGAGGTCGAGTTCTACAACCAGGACGGCAAGCGGACCGCGCCCAACGAGCGCATGATCACCCAGGAAGTGGTGGCCGACGGCAACGGCGTGTTCACCTTTGCCTGCCCGTGGAAGGGGTGGTGGGGATTTGCCGGACTCAACGCCGACTCCGCACCCTACCAGGGCCGCGAGCTGGAGCTTGGCGCGGTCATCTGGGTCAACATGCAATAA
- a CDS encoding substrate-binding periplasmic protein, whose amino-acid sequence MKFAIVFAAILCLFFSSPVEAKDKVLRISTSYRNLLSNSDCSGMLDQIVTEAFRRIGIKVEIVFTTTKRSVVEVNDGLLDGELNRIEGMEQGFNNLVRVPEPNMQMHFVAFAKRDIPISDWESLKDLRIGLVSGWKILEQNIKGFPNVTYLTEIATLFKMLEMDRLDVVLYSQLTGYEELHKLGYDDIHHLTPPLCVNDMFLYLHKSHKEIVVPVAEALREMKKDGTYDKIIQETTGHLH is encoded by the coding sequence ATGAAGTTTGCGATCGTATTCGCTGCCATATTATGCCTTTTTTTCAGTTCACCGGTTGAGGCCAAAGACAAGGTCCTCCGTATCAGCACTTCCTATCGAAATCTTCTATCTAATTCTGATTGTTCAGGGATGCTGGATCAGATAGTCACAGAGGCATTTCGAAGAATCGGCATTAAAGTCGAGATCGTTTTTACTACCACGAAACGTTCAGTGGTTGAGGTAAATGATGGGTTGTTGGACGGTGAGTTGAATCGCATCGAAGGTATGGAGCAGGGTTTTAACAATTTAGTTCGTGTTCCTGAACCAAATATGCAGATGCACTTTGTTGCCTTTGCCAAGAGGGATATTCCAATTTCCGATTGGGAGAGCCTCAAAGACTTAAGGATCGGCCTTGTCAGTGGATGGAAGATATTGGAGCAGAACATCAAGGGTTTTCCCAACGTCACGTACCTGACTGAAATTGCCACCCTGTTTAAAATGCTTGAGATGGATCGGTTGGATGTAGTTTTGTACTCTCAACTGACTGGGTATGAGGAACTTCATAAGTTGGGGTATGATGACATTCACCATCTTACGCCGCCACTGTGCGTGAATGACATGTTTCTCTATCTGCATAAGAGCCACAAAGAAATCGTTGTCCCTGTGGCTGAGGCGTTACGCGAGATGAAGAAGGATGGGACTTATGACAAGATCATCCAAGAAACGACCGGTCATCTGCACTAA
- a CDS encoding cobalt transporter produces the protein MMRGLAALARRLDPRLKLGAALVLGPVLWLVGAAQAGACALVLLALVAPLAADHPLGGRMVRSLLLFVVFWVAAKAGLDALSGLPLGAISAGAGELAIRLAALLLLGLFLALSSSARALGMAVAWAVRPVVGREQAWRLALSLALMVHFLPLCLSTVSQVRQTMARRCPRCGFFLRMVVIPQAVIRALGQKTWNQTLAVAGRNLDRPEAWEPDFSWTSRDTLLCLLVICALAGLIFPVIFVPSP, from the coding sequence ATGATGCGGGGCCTTGCCGCCTTGGCGCGTCGGCTCGACCCGCGCCTCAAGCTGGGGGCGGCCCTGGTTCTTGGTCCGGTGTTGTGGCTGGTGGGGGCGGCGCAGGCCGGGGCGTGCGCGTTGGTCCTGCTGGCGCTGGTCGCACCCCTGGCCGCGGACCACCCCCTTGGCGGGCGCATGGTGCGCAGTCTTCTCCTCTTCGTGGTCTTCTGGGTGGCGGCCAAGGCCGGGCTTGACGCGCTCTCCGGTCTGCCCCTGGGCGCGATCTCGGCTGGCGCTGGCGAGCTGGCAATCCGTCTTGCCGCGCTGCTCCTGCTCGGCCTGTTCCTGGCTCTGTCCTCGTCGGCCCGCGCCCTGGGGATGGCCGTGGCCTGGGCTGTGCGCCCGGTTGTCGGGCGCGAACAGGCATGGCGGCTGGCCCTTTCCCTCGCTCTCATGGTTCATTTCCTGCCCCTGTGTCTCTCCACGGTTTCGCAGGTCAGACAGACCATGGCCCGCCGATGCCCACGGTGCGGGTTTTTCCTGCGCATGGTCGTGATTCCCCAGGCCGTGATCCGCGCCTTGGGCCAGAAGACCTGGAACCAGACCCTGGCCGTGGCCGGGCGCAACCTGGACCGGCCCGAGGCCTGGGAGCCGGACTTTTCCTGGACCAGCCGCGACACTCTGCTGTGTCTGCTGGTGATTTGCGCCCTGGCCGGGTTGATTTTCCCGGTCATTTTCGTCCCTTCCCCGTAA
- a CDS encoding energy-coupling factor ABC transporter ATP-binding protein, protein MIRVTDLEYAYPGGQGALVSVSLSTGPGRLVGLVGANGSGKSTLMALMAGLYTPTGGTVTVGGHVSPGETRAIRGLCRLVMQDADLQMLGATVEEDLLLGRQHTAGTVSRARELAARLHLLDAWERPVQTLSWGMKRKVCLAAALLDDPKVLLLDEPFSGLDYPGMREMRKLLVENREAGLTQIVSSHDLECFVDIVDELAVLDAGRLALAGPPQDVLGQVREHGVRPPCSWNAGQGVRPWEGGER, encoded by the coding sequence ATGATTCGCGTGACCGATCTTGAATACGCCTATCCCGGAGGGCAGGGCGCACTTGTGTCGGTGTCCCTGTCCACCGGGCCTGGGCGGCTTGTCGGGCTGGTGGGTGCCAACGGCAGCGGCAAGTCCACTCTCATGGCGCTCATGGCTGGATTGTACACCCCTACGGGCGGCACGGTCACGGTGGGCGGCCATGTCAGTCCGGGCGAGACCAGGGCCATTCGCGGGTTGTGTCGGCTGGTCATGCAGGACGCGGACCTCCAGATGCTCGGAGCCACGGTGGAGGAGGACCTGTTGCTGGGTCGCCAGCATACTGCCGGGACCGTGAGCCGGGCCAGGGAGCTGGCAGCGCGGCTTCATCTGCTGGACGCCTGGGAGCGTCCGGTCCAGACCCTGTCCTGGGGCATGAAGCGCAAGGTCTGTCTGGCCGCTGCCCTGCTCGACGATCCCAAAGTCCTGCTCCTTGACGAGCCGTTTAGCGGCCTCGATTACCCCGGCATGCGCGAGATGCGCAAGTTGCTGGTGGAAAACCGCGAGGCCGGGCTGACCCAGATCGTGTCGTCCCATGATCTGGAATGTTTCGTGGACATCGTGGATGAACTGGCCGTGCTCGATGCGGGCAGGCTGGCTCTGGCCGGGCCGCCGCAGGACGTGCTGGGCCAGGTGCGGGAACACGGCGTGCGTCCGCCCTGCTCGTGGAATGCGGGCCAGGGCGTCAGGCCGTGGGAGGGCGGGGAGCGATGA
- a CDS encoding bile acid:sodium symporter family protein — protein MKPDAIPAFIERFFIPITATLCAIALAHPPSFTWIKPHIPLFLGVIMFGMGLTLEFGDFRNILGKWRLVGFGVFMQYAIMPVLAVGISSALRLPPEATVGMVLVGACPGGTASNVVAYLARANVPLSVTLTLASTCLAPVLTPAIVYLILEQKVEMDFWGMVASVFWIVVFPLVDGLILRRLLRRWLEPFLRYFPSLSILVIAMLIACIIGLNQTTLLALPALVFVAVVLHNGLGLAAGYSLARLARCSRRDARTLAIEVGMQNSGLGVALAVAHFGAASALPGALFSLWHNISGVFLARRWRANNDSE, from the coding sequence ATGAAACCCGACGCCATCCCCGCCTTCATCGAGCGCTTCTTCATCCCCATCACCGCCACCCTGTGCGCCATCGCCCTGGCGCATCCGCCGTCCTTCACCTGGATCAAGCCGCATATCCCGCTGTTTCTGGGCGTGATCATGTTCGGCATGGGGCTGACCCTGGAGTTCGGCGATTTTCGCAATATCCTCGGCAAGTGGCGGCTGGTTGGGTTCGGGGTGTTCATGCAGTACGCGATCATGCCCGTGCTGGCCGTGGGCATTTCCTCTGCGCTCCGGCTGCCGCCCGAGGCCACGGTGGGCATGGTCCTGGTGGGGGCCTGTCCCGGCGGCACGGCCTCCAACGTGGTGGCCTATCTTGCCCGTGCCAACGTGCCCCTGTCCGTGACCCTGACCCTGGCCTCCACCTGTCTGGCCCCGGTCCTGACGCCCGCCATCGTCTACCTGATCCTGGAGCAGAAGGTGGAGATGGACTTCTGGGGCATGGTCGCCTCGGTCTTCTGGATCGTGGTCTTCCCGCTGGTGGACGGGCTTATCCTGCGCCGCCTGCTGCGCCGCTGGCTGGAGCCGTTTCTCCGGTATTTTCCCTCCCTGTCCATCCTGGTCATCGCCATGCTCATCGCCTGCATCATCGGGCTGAACCAGACCACCTTGCTGGCCCTGCCGGCCCTGGTCTTCGTGGCCGTGGTCCTGCACAACGGGCTGGGGCTGGCCGCAGGCTATTCCCTGGCCCGGCTGGCCCGGTGCTCCCGCCGCGACGCCCGGACCCTGGCCATCGAGGTGGGCATGCAGAACTCCGGGCTGGGCGTGGCCTTGGCCGTGGCCCACTTCGGCGCGGCCAGCGCATTGCCGGGCGCGTTGTTCAGCCTGTGGCACAACATCTCCGGCGTGTTCCTGGCACGACGGTGGCGCGCAAACAACGACTCCGAGTAA
- a CDS encoding OmpP1/FadL family transporter gives MKRAVIAVFCSLFVCLLATASSVHAGGFALYEWSNRGVAMATTGYAIAGDASVIATNPALMTKLEGSHALAGAVLISPQSTVVVDGHKNKTKANIYTVPHAYYTRQMESNENVWFGVGMFTRFGLGTHYQDDWTGKAKLQYVDLTSVSLNPNMAFKFSDDFSAAVGVEVLKGGIKLQRNIAGNIFSANTEGYAVGGNIGLHYDIDDQWAAGLTWRAPMHMVTEGSGQSNTASSATSGQTIEATLPGSYTLGIGYQPLDNWSWEFDVVHTRWDSVDAMDYSGILVASDQLHYKNTWRFQVGTEYWATDWFAMRFGYAYDQTPTRAGYSSFMLPCNDRQLFSTGLGLKGDKWTLDWSFMYVKAKERHGLGISNPLGGSYSVDFKDGKTWITGLSVGYDF, from the coding sequence ATGAAACGTGCAGTTATTGCAGTTTTCTGCAGTCTTTTCGTATGTCTTCTGGCAACGGCCTCCAGCGTCCATGCTGGTGGTTTCGCATTGTATGAGTGGAGCAACCGCGGTGTTGCCATGGCCACTACCGGGTATGCCATTGCCGGAGACGCTTCGGTCATCGCCACCAACCCGGCGCTCATGACCAAGCTGGAAGGGTCCCACGCCCTGGCCGGTGCCGTGCTCATCTCGCCGCAGTCCACGGTGGTGGTTGATGGTCACAAGAACAAGACCAAGGCCAACATCTACACCGTGCCCCACGCCTACTACACCCGCCAGATGGAATCCAACGAGAACGTCTGGTTCGGCGTTGGCATGTTCACCCGGTTCGGCCTGGGCACCCATTACCAGGATGACTGGACCGGCAAGGCTAAGTTGCAGTACGTGGACCTGACCTCCGTCTCGCTCAACCCCAACATGGCCTTCAAGTTCTCTGACGATTTCTCGGCAGCGGTTGGAGTCGAGGTTCTCAAGGGCGGCATCAAGCTGCAACGGAATATTGCAGGCAATATTTTCAGCGCCAACACCGAAGGCTACGCCGTGGGCGGGAATATCGGCCTGCACTACGATATTGACGACCAGTGGGCCGCCGGCCTGACATGGCGCGCGCCCATGCACATGGTCACCGAAGGGTCCGGTCAATCCAATACGGCTTCTTCGGCGACCAGCGGACAGACCATCGAGGCGACCCTGCCGGGCAGCTACACTCTGGGCATCGGCTATCAGCCCCTGGACAACTGGTCCTGGGAATTCGACGTGGTCCACACCCGGTGGGATTCCGTGGACGCCATGGATTACAGTGGCATCCTTGTCGCCAGCGACCAACTCCATTACAAGAATACCTGGCGGTTCCAGGTGGGCACCGAGTACTGGGCCACGGACTGGTTCGCCATGCGGTTCGGTTATGCCTACGACCAGACGCCCACCAGGGCGGGCTATTCGTCCTTCATGCTGCCGTGCAACGACCGCCAGCTCTTTTCCACCGGCCTTGGCCTCAAGGGAGACAAGTGGACGCTTGATTGGTCCTTCATGTATGTGAAGGCCAAGGAACGCCATGGGCTTGGGATATCCAACCCGCTGGGCGGTTCCTACAGTGTTGACTTCAAGGACGGCAAGACGTGGATAACAGGCCTGTCCGTGGGGTACGATTTCTAG
- a CDS encoding TlyA family RNA methyltransferase: protein MPKKYRADHLLAASGLVESREKAKRLIMAGEVHSLDRGQKIPVSKPGQQFDEDTEFVVPGDDCYVSRGAHKLLTAIEEFGLDFAGAVALDAGASTGGFTDCLLQHGAVRVYAADVGYGQLHEKLRQDARVINLERTNVRHAGPDLIPEPVDVVVADVSFISLTKILPACLQFLRPGGEVVALIKPQFELGPGQTDKGVVRDETLRQKAVDMVTGFCRDELGLTVAGVVPSCILGPKGNQEYLAYMKRLA from the coding sequence ATGCCCAAGAAATACCGCGCCGACCATCTGCTGGCGGCATCCGGCCTCGTGGAGAGCCGCGAGAAGGCCAAGCGTCTGATCATGGCAGGCGAGGTCCACTCTCTGGACCGGGGCCAGAAGATCCCGGTGTCCAAACCCGGCCAGCAGTTCGACGAGGACACCGAATTCGTGGTTCCCGGCGATGACTGTTATGTATCGCGCGGGGCGCACAAGCTGCTCACGGCCATTGAGGAGTTCGGCCTCGACTTCGCTGGCGCGGTGGCCCTGGACGCCGGAGCCTCCACCGGCGGCTTCACCGACTGCCTGCTCCAGCACGGAGCGGTGCGCGTCTACGCGGCGGATGTAGGCTACGGCCAGCTCCACGAGAAACTCAGGCAGGACGCCAGGGTCATCAACCTGGAGCGGACCAACGTGCGCCACGCCGGACCGGATCTCATCCCGGAGCCGGTGGATGTGGTGGTGGCTGATGTCTCTTTCATCTCCCTGACCAAGATCCTGCCCGCGTGCCTGCAGTTTCTGCGGCCCGGCGGCGAGGTGGTGGCGCTCATCAAACCGCAGTTCGAACTGGGACCGGGCCAGACCGACAAGGGCGTGGTCCGCGACGAGACCCTGAGACAGAAGGCCGTGGACATGGTGACCGGATTCTGCCGCGACGAGTTGGGATTGACCGTGGCAGGCGTAGTCCCCTCGTGCATTCTCGGCCCCAAGGGCAACCAGGAATATCTGGCCTACATGAAAAGACTTGCCTGA
- a CDS encoding rhodanese-like domain-containing protein yields MTTAAKTMSVDQARAFLDRRSPGDHSLLDVRQGWEYEEFHLPGARHVPLADLLDRLDEIDRDKPVLVYCLSGGRSHSAASLLDGQGYADVATMAGGIMAWQGQTAFGPAALGMVEFTGRETPQEVVLKAYAMENILQEFYILRADLAETLERIELFMELAGFEDRHKDTLFALYQKLMGEKMDRKLFDEVALAGAGAKGGAGAGEAVAEGGVGILEYLDVFGEAFDADQGVLQFASMIEAQALDYYLRCGRRAERDDARDVFATLAREEKAHLKLLARFMDRRGE; encoded by the coding sequence ATGACCACAGCCGCGAAGACCATGAGTGTTGATCAGGCCAGGGCGTTTCTGGACCGGCGGTCGCCAGGGGACCACAGCCTGCTCGATGTCCGGCAGGGCTGGGAGTACGAGGAGTTTCACCTGCCCGGAGCACGCCACGTCCCCCTGGCCGACCTGCTCGACCGGCTGGACGAGATCGACCGTGACAAGCCGGTGCTGGTCTATTGCCTGTCCGGCGGACGGAGCCACTCGGCGGCGAGCCTGCTCGACGGGCAGGGATATGCGGATGTGGCCACCATGGCGGGCGGGATCATGGCCTGGCAGGGGCAGACGGCCTTTGGCCCCGCAGCGCTCGGCATGGTCGAGTTCACGGGCCGGGAGACGCCGCAGGAGGTGGTGCTCAAGGCGTACGCCATGGAGAACATCCTGCAGGAATTCTACATTCTCCGGGCCGATCTGGCCGAGACCCTGGAGCGCATTGAGCTGTTCATGGAGCTGGCTGGCTTTGAGGACCGTCACAAGGACACCCTGTTCGCCCTCTATCAGAAGCTCATGGGCGAGAAGATGGACCGGAAGCTCTTTGACGAGGTGGCCCTGGCCGGGGCTGGTGCCAAGGGCGGAGCCGGTGCCGGGGAAGCTGTTGCCGAGGGCGGAGTGGGCATCCTGGAATACCTCGATGTCTTTGGCGAGGCCTTTGACGCGGACCAGGGCGTGCTCCAGTTCGCGTCCATGATCGAGGCGCAGGCCCTGGACTACTATCTGCGTTGCGGGAGGCGGGCGGAGCGGGACGACGCCCGTGATGTCTTCGCCACCCTGGCCAGGGAGGAGAAGGCGCACCTCAAGCTCCTGGCCCGGTTCATGGACAGGCGCGGGGAATAA
- a CDS encoding DMT family transporter, with the protein MFQGLVYAVISAVAFGSLAVLVKLGYDAGLSGSEMMQYRFTYAVVVLGTFMLLRDRSLLVISRSGLARCALLGLVVYWLQTTCFVRALETIPASTTALILYFYPVSVTLLSAVFLGMKLNRVVLGSLALVLGGCCLVFYDAFLKEANPVGLLYAVGAMCFFSCYLLLVQVLLRKLKPLTATFYVMFFAAISFTLSGDPAAWLSPTWERVVFGVSLGVVPGVVAVSFLYMAVEKVGSAYASIFSSVEPVVTLAGAAILLGEQVALLQIGGTVLIILGIVIPNLRALLLRRRAATLIRSA; encoded by the coding sequence ATGTTCCAGGGACTCGTCTACGCCGTCATCTCTGCCGTGGCCTTCGGCTCCCTGGCCGTCCTGGTCAAGCTCGGCTACGACGCGGGCCTTTCGGGCAGCGAGATGATGCAGTACCGCTTCACCTACGCCGTCGTCGTTCTCGGCACGTTCATGCTCCTGCGCGACCGCTCGCTCCTGGTTATCTCCCGCTCCGGGCTGGCCCGGTGCGCCCTGCTCGGCCTGGTCGTCTACTGGCTCCAGACCACATGCTTTGTCCGGGCCCTTGAGACCATACCCGCCTCCACCACCGCGCTGATCCTGTATTTCTACCCGGTGAGCGTGACCCTGCTCTCGGCGGTCTTTCTGGGGATGAAGCTCAATCGCGTGGTGCTCGGCTCGCTGGCCCTGGTGCTTGGCGGCTGCTGCCTCGTGTTCTACGACGCGTTCCTGAAAGAGGCCAACCCGGTGGGGCTACTCTACGCCGTAGGGGCCATGTGCTTCTTTTCCTGCTACCTCCTGCTGGTGCAGGTGCTGCTCAGGAAACTGAAACCCCTGACCGCCACCTTCTACGTCATGTTCTTTGCCGCAATCTCCTTCACCCTGTCCGGCGATCCGGCGGCGTGGCTCTCCCCCACCTGGGAGCGGGTGGTTTTCGGCGTGTCGCTGGGCGTGGTGCCGGGGGTGGTGGCCGTGTCATTCCTCTACATGGCCGTGGAAAAAGTGGGCAGCGCCTATGCCTCGATCTTCTCGTCGGTGGAGCCGGTGGTCACCCTGGCCGGGGCAGCGATCCTGCTCGGCGAACAGGTGGCGCTCCTGCAGATCGGCGGCACAGTCCTGATCATCCTCGGCATCGTGATCCCCAACCTGCGCGCCCTGCTCCTGCGGCGACGGGCGGCCACACTGATCCGGTCGGCCTGA